A portion of the Glycine max cultivar Williams 82 chromosome 10, Glycine_max_v4.0, whole genome shotgun sequence genome contains these proteins:
- the LOC102666588 gene encoding uncharacterized protein: MPTYAKFMKDFLTKKRRITYDEIVELEVGCSAIIQKSIPEKSRDPSSFTIPVTIGRLSVGKALLDLGASINLMPLSMIKRIGEFKIIPTRMALQLANKTIKHPHGIVEDILVKVDKFLFLVDFVVMDINEDSEVSLILGNPFMKTAKVMIDVDNGKLTVRVQGDEVQFNVFEAMKHPKDKKECFRVNVLDEVIYDSRRFIQRKDGLEKTLTEAFEEISKVEANKNSGCLQQLNAFREIPYHQSLFEELKEEKPNETTKMELKALPPHLKYVFLEFDLEIKDKKRSENHVADHLSRLAIVEVTTQGPKIREDFLDEKLFNIAVRPWFTEMANFKAAGALPDDLT; the protein is encoded by the exons ATGCCAACATATGCTAAATTCATGAAGGATTTTCTTACAAAGAAGAGGAGAATCACATATGATGAAATAGTAGAGCTAGAGGTAGGATGCAGTGCAATCATTCAGAAATCCATTCCAGAGAAATCCAGAGATCCCAGTAGTTTCACAATTCCTGTGACTATTGGGAGATTATCAGTGGGTAAAGCACTTCTTGATTTAGGTGCAAGTATCAACCTAATGCCCTTATCCATGATTAAGCGAATAGGGGAATTCAAAATCATACCAACAAGGATGGCTTTGCAGTTAGCTAACAAAACTATCAAGCATCCTCATGGCATTGTTGAAGATATATTGGTAAAAGTTGACAAATTTCTCTTTCTAGTCGACTTTGTGGTGATGGATATAAATGAAGACAGTGAAGTTTCATTGATTCTTGGCAATCCTTTCATGAAGACTGCTAAAGTTAtgattgatgttgataatggAAAACTCACTGTCAGGGTGCAAGGTGATGAAGTGCAGTTTAATGTATTTGAAGCCATGAAACACCCTAAAGATAAGAAGGAGTGTTTTAGAGTGAATGTCTTGGATGAAGTAATTTATGACTCCAGGAGGTTTattcaaagaaaagatgggtTAGAGAAAACATTGACTGAAGCATTTGAGGAGATTAGCAAAGTTGaagcaaataaaaattcaggatgTCTCCAACAACTAAATGCTTTTAGAGAAATTCCTTATCATCAATCTCTCtttgaagaattaaaagaagagaagccaaatgaaacaacaaaaatggaGCTGAAAGCATTACCTCCACatttgaaatatgtttttctt GAATTTGATTTGGAAATCAAGGATAAGAAGAGAAGTGAAAATCATGTGGCTGATCATCTTTCTAGGCTGGCTATTGTTGAGGTGACCACACAAGGACCTAAGATTCGAGAAGATTTTCTTGATGAGAAGCTATTCAACATTGCAGTAAGGCCATGGTTTACTGAGATGGCTAATTTTAAAGCAGCTGGTGCACTTCCTGATGATCTAACTTAG